In a genomic window of Methanosarcina horonobensis HB-1 = JCM 15518:
- a CDS encoding FAD-binding oxidoreductase, which yields MDITEELRKIVGVRLSVSPSELYCYSSDASQVKGIPDYVVRPKSTDEVSRIVRLAYENEIPVTARGAGTGLAGGAVPVSGGIVLDMSGMNRILEIDIDNIQVVVEPGIIQDALNDALEPYGFFFPPNPGSSAMCTIGGMIAYNASGMRCVKYGTTRNYVRDLEVVLADGTVIHTGSKMLKSAAGYDLTQLMIGSEGTLGIVTKASLKIAPLPKTRKLVIASFRSAEIAGQAVVKTFSNGVIPSACEILDRVSLQVLKRYDPKLVLPSEGDVILFEVDGTENSAREAAEQIIEVCSPLAISIKLAESEKEMADIWAARKLVGAAVSRLDPTKTRIYVGEDVGVPIKKVPELLRKAQEISEKFNLPAMKYGHIGDGNLHLALFIDVLNKDEWDRLNRAADLVHRTAIELGGTVSSEHGVGAARAEYMEAQWGPALEVMRAIKKALDPKGILNPGKLGL from the coding sequence ATGGATATAACTGAAGAGCTTCGAAAAATCGTTGGCGTGCGGCTCTCGGTCTCGCCTTCTGAACTTTATTGTTATTCTTCTGATGCGTCCCAGGTCAAAGGGATACCTGATTACGTGGTGCGTCCTAAAAGCACCGACGAGGTCAGCCGTATTGTCAGGCTTGCATATGAAAATGAAATTCCCGTAACCGCAAGGGGAGCAGGCACAGGTCTTGCTGGCGGTGCAGTCCCTGTTAGTGGAGGCATTGTGCTGGATATGTCGGGAATGAACCGCATTCTCGAAATCGATATTGACAATATTCAGGTAGTCGTGGAACCCGGAATAATCCAGGATGCACTTAATGACGCTTTAGAACCATACGGCTTTTTCTTTCCCCCTAACCCGGGTAGTTCTGCAATGTGCACTATCGGGGGTATGATTGCTTATAACGCAAGCGGGATGCGCTGCGTCAAATACGGCACAACTAGAAACTATGTCCGCGACCTGGAAGTGGTACTTGCGGATGGAACTGTTATTCACACAGGTTCAAAGATGTTGAAATCAGCTGCAGGCTATGACCTGACCCAGCTTATGATAGGCTCTGAAGGCACGCTCGGAATTGTCACGAAAGCCAGCCTGAAGATCGCCCCTCTCCCAAAGACTCGGAAACTTGTAATCGCTTCCTTTAGAAGTGCTGAGATTGCGGGGCAGGCAGTTGTAAAGACCTTTTCAAACGGGGTCATTCCTTCAGCCTGCGAGATCCTTGACCGGGTTTCCCTGCAGGTGCTTAAGCGTTACGATCCGAAACTTGTGCTCCCTTCGGAGGGCGATGTTATCCTCTTCGAGGTCGACGGTACTGAAAACTCAGCGCGTGAGGCTGCAGAGCAAATAATAGAGGTCTGTTCTCCTCTTGCTATCTCCATAAAGCTTGCTGAAAGTGAAAAGGAAATGGCAGATATCTGGGCAGCCAGAAAACTTGTAGGAGCTGCTGTTTCCCGCCTTGATCCCACGAAAACCAGGATTTATGTCGGAGAAGACGTTGGGGTTCCCATAAAGAAAGTCCCGGAATTGCTCAGAAAGGCACAGGAGATCTCCGAGAAATTCAACCTGCCCGCCATGAAATATGGGCACATAGGAGACGGAAACCTGCACCTTGCCCTTTTCATTGATGTCCTGAATAAAGATGAATGGGACCGCCTTAACCGTGCCGCAGACCTTGTTCACAGGACTGCAATCGAGCTCGGGGGTACGGTCAGTTCCGAGCACGGCGTGGGAGCAGCCAGGGCTGAATATATGGAAGCTCAGTGGGGTCCTGCTCTTGAAGTAATGCGCGCAATCAAGAAGGCCCTTGACCCGAAGGGAATCCTGAATCCGGGA